In Arvicola amphibius chromosome 1, mArvAmp1.2, whole genome shotgun sequence, one DNA window encodes the following:
- the Taok2 gene encoding serine/threonine-protein kinase TAO2 isoform X5 has product MPAGGRAGSLKDPDVAELFFKDDPEKLFSDLREIGHGSFGAVYFARDVRNSEVVAIKKMSYSGKQSNEKWQDIIKEVRFLQKLRHPNTIQYRGCYLREHTAWLVMEYCLGSASDLLEVHKKPLQEVEIAAVTHGALQGLAYLHSHNMIHRDVKAGNILLSEPGLVKLGDFGSASIMAPANSFVGTPYWMAPEVILAMDEGQYDGKVDVWSLGITCIELAERKPPLFNMNAMSALYHIAQNESPALQSGHWSEYFRNFVDSCLQKIPQDRPTSEVLLKHRFVLRERPPTVIMDLIQRTKDAVRELDNLQYRKMKKILFQEAPNGPGAEAPEEEELTPCSQEAEPYMHRAGTLTSLESSHSVPSMSISASSQSSSVNSLADASDNEEEEEEEEEEEEEEEEEGPEAREMAMMQEGEHTVTSHSSIIHRLPGSDNLYDDPYQPEITPGPLQPPAAPPTSTTSSARRRAYCRNRDHFATIRTASLVSRQIQEHEQDSALREQLSGYKRMRRQHQKQLLALESRLRGEREEHSGRLQRELEAQRAGFGTEAEKLARRHQAIGEKEARAAQAEERKFQQHILGQQKKELAALLEAQKRTYKLRKEQLKEELQENPSTPKREKAEWLLRQKEQLQQCQAEEEAGLLRRQRQYFELQCRQYKRKMLLARHSLDQDLLREDLNKKQTQKDLECALLLRQHEATRELELRQLQAVQRTRAELTRLQHQTELGNQLEYNKRREQELRQKHAAQVRQQPKSLKSKELQIKKQFQETCKIQTRQYKALRAHLLETTPKAQHKSLLKRLKEEQTRKLAILAEQYDQSISEMLSSQAVVSSILLSQRFREHLEHMCKYTWGIDSCKCNCCPQGMTIFHSGRG; this is encoded by the exons ATGCCAGCTGGGGGCCGGGCCGGGAGCCTGAAGGACCCTGATGTAGCTGAGCTCTtcttcaaggatgaccctgagAAGCTTTTCTCTGACCTCCGGGAAATTGGCCATGGCAGCTTTGGAGCTGTGTACTTT GCCCGGGATGTCCGGAACAGTGAGGTGGTGGCCATCAAGAAGATGTCTTACAGTGGGAAGCAGTCAAATGAG AAATGGCAGGACATTATCAAGGAGGTGCGGTTCTTACAGAAGCTACGACATCCCAATACCATTCAGTACCGGGGCTGTTACCTGAGGGAGCACACAGCTTGG CTGGTGATGGAGTATTGCCTGGGCTCAGCTTCTGATCTTCTAGAAG TACACAAGAAGCCCCTTCAGGAGGTCGAGATTGCAGCCGTGACCCATGGGGCGCTTCAGGGCCTGGCATATCTACACTCGCACAACATGATCCATAG GGATGTGAAGGCTGGAAACATCTTGCTGTCTGAACCAGGCTTAGTAAAATTGGGAGACTTTGGCTCTGCATCTATCATGGCACCTGCCAACTCCTTTGTGGGCACTCCATACTG GATGGCTCCAGAGGTGATCCTAGCCATGGATGAGGGGCAGTACGATGGCAAAGTGGACGTCTGGTCCTTGGGGATAACCTGCATTGAGCTGG CGGAGCGGAAGCCACCACTGTTTAACATGAATGCAATGAGTGCCTTATACCACATTGCACAGAACGAGTCCCCTGCTCTCCAGTCAGGACACTG GTCTGAGTACTTCCGGAATTTTGTTGACTCCTGTCTTCAGAAAATCCCTCAAGACAGACCAACCTCAGAGGTTCTTCTGAAG CACCGCTTTGTGCTCCGGGAGCGGCCACCCACAGTCATCATGGACCTAATCCAGAGGACCAAGGATGCTGTACGGGAATTGGATAATCTGCAGTATCGAAAGATGAAGAAGATACTATTCCAAGAGGCACCCAATGGCCCTGGTGCTGAGGccccagaggaagaggag CTCACACCCTGTTCGCAGGAAGCAGAACCCTACATGCACCGAGCCGGGACACTAACCAGTCTAGAAAGTAGCCACTCGGTGCCCAGCATGTCCATCAGCGCCTCCAGCCAAAGCAGCTCAGTCAACAGCCTAGCAGATGCCTCAGacaatgaggaggaggaagaagaggaggaagaagaggaagaggaagaggaagaggaaggcccTGAAGCCCGAGAGATGGCCATGATGCAGGAGGGGGAGCATACAGTCACTTCCCACAGCTCCATCATCCACAGGCTACCG GGCTCAGATAACCTATATGATGATCCCTACCAGCCAGAGATAACACCGGGTCCACTCCAACCACCTGcagcccctcccacctccaccacctcttcTGCTCGCCGCCGGGCTTATTGCCGTAACCGGGACCACTTCGCCACCATCCGTACTGCCTCCCTG GTCAGTCGTCAGATCCAGGAGCATGAGCAGGACTCAGCCCTGCGGGAGCAACTGAGTGGCTATAAGCGCATGCGGCGTCAGCACCAGAAGCAGCTGCTGGCCCTGGAGTCCCGTCTGAGGGGTGAACGGGAGGAGCACAGTGGGCGGCTGCAGCGGGAGCTTGAGGCACAACGGGCTGGCTTTGGGACTGAAGCTGAGAAGTTGGCCCGGAGGCACCAAGCCATTGGTGAAAAAGAAGCCCGAGCTGCCCAGGCCGAGGAGCGGAAGTTTCAGCAGCACATCCTGGGGCAGCAGAAGAAGGAGCTGGCTGCCCTGCTGGAAGCACAGAAGAGAACCTATAAGCTTCGGAAGGAGCAATTAAAGGAG GAGCTCCAGGAGAACCCTAGCACACCCAAACGAGAGAAGGCTGAGTGGCTgttgaggcagaaggagcagTTGCAACAGTGCCAGGCAGAAGAGGAGGCGGGGCTGCTGCGGAGACAACGCCAGTACTTTGAACTGCAGTGTCGCCAATACAAGCGCAAGATGCTACTGGCTAGACACAGCCTAGACCAGGACCTGCTTCGAGAG GACCTGaacaagaaacagacacagaaagacttgGAGTGTGCTCTGCTGTTGCGGCAACACGAGGCTACCCGAGAGCTGGAGCTTCGGCAGCTCCAAGCTGTCCAGCGTACACGTGCTGAACTAACCCGCCTCCAGCACCAGACAGAGCTAGGCAACCAGCTGGAGTACAACAAGCGACGGGAGCAAGAGTTGCGGCAGAAGCACGCGGCCCAGGTTCGCCAGCAACCCAAGAGCCTCAAA TCGAAGGAGCTGCAGATCAAGAAGCAGTTCCAGGAAACGTGTAAGATCCAGACACGGCAATACAAGGCTCTTCGGGCACACTTGCTGGAGACCACACCCAAAGCTCAGCACAAGAGCCTCCTTAAGCGGCTCAAGGAGGAACAGACCCGCAAGCTGGCGATCCTGGCCGAGCAGTATGACCAGTCCATTTCAGAGATGCTCAGCTCACAGGCG gttgtttccagcatTTTGCTATCACAACGCTTCCGTGAACACTTGGAGCACATGTGCAAGTATACCTGGGGGATAGATTCCTGCAAGTGTAATTGCTGTCCACAGGGTATGACCATCTTCCATTCTGGTAGAGGTTGA
- the Taok2 gene encoding serine/threonine-protein kinase TAO2 isoform X6, producing the protein MPAGGRAGSLKDPDVAELFFKDDPEKLFSDLREIGHGSFGAVYFARDVRNSEVVAIKKMSYSGKQSNEKWQDIIKEVRFLQKLRHPNTIQYRGCYLREHTAWLVMEYCLGSASDLLEVHKKPLQEVEIAAVTHGALQGLAYLHSHNMIHRDVKAGNILLSEPGLVKLGDFGSASIMAPANSFVGTPYWMAPEVILAMDEGQYDGKVDVWSLGITCIELAERKPPLFNMNAMSALYHIAQNESPALQSGHWSEYFRNFVDSCLQKIPQDRPTSEVLLKHRFVLRERPPTVIMDLIQRTKDAVRELDNLQYRKMKKILFQEAPNGPGAEAPEEEELTPCSQEAEPYMHRAGTLTSLESSHSVPSMSISASSQSSSVNSLADASDNEEEEEEEEEEEEEEEEEGPEAREMAMMQEGEHTVTSHSSIIHRLPGSDNLYDDPYQPEITPGPLQPPAAPPTSTTSSARRRAYCRNRDHFATIRTASLVSRQIQEHEQDSALREQLSGYKRMRRQHQKQLLALESRLRGEREEHSGRLQRELEAQRAGFGTEAEKLARRHQAIGEKEARAAQAEERKFQQHILGQQKKELAALLEAQKRTYKLRKEQLKEELQENPSTPKREKAEWLLRQKEQLQQCQAEEEAGLLRRQRQYFELQCRQYKRKMLLARHSLDQDLLREDLNKKQTQKDLECALLLRQHEATRELELRQLQAVQRTRAELTRLQHQTELGNQLEYNKRREQELRQKHAAQVRQQPKSLKSKELQIKKQFQETCKIQTRQYKALRAHLLETTPKAQHKSLLKRLKEEQTRKLAILAEQYDQSISEMLSSQAVVSSILLSQRFREHLEHMCKYTWGIDSCKCNCCPQAPA; encoded by the exons ATGCCAGCTGGGGGCCGGGCCGGGAGCCTGAAGGACCCTGATGTAGCTGAGCTCTtcttcaaggatgaccctgagAAGCTTTTCTCTGACCTCCGGGAAATTGGCCATGGCAGCTTTGGAGCTGTGTACTTT GCCCGGGATGTCCGGAACAGTGAGGTGGTGGCCATCAAGAAGATGTCTTACAGTGGGAAGCAGTCAAATGAG AAATGGCAGGACATTATCAAGGAGGTGCGGTTCTTACAGAAGCTACGACATCCCAATACCATTCAGTACCGGGGCTGTTACCTGAGGGAGCACACAGCTTGG CTGGTGATGGAGTATTGCCTGGGCTCAGCTTCTGATCTTCTAGAAG TACACAAGAAGCCCCTTCAGGAGGTCGAGATTGCAGCCGTGACCCATGGGGCGCTTCAGGGCCTGGCATATCTACACTCGCACAACATGATCCATAG GGATGTGAAGGCTGGAAACATCTTGCTGTCTGAACCAGGCTTAGTAAAATTGGGAGACTTTGGCTCTGCATCTATCATGGCACCTGCCAACTCCTTTGTGGGCACTCCATACTG GATGGCTCCAGAGGTGATCCTAGCCATGGATGAGGGGCAGTACGATGGCAAAGTGGACGTCTGGTCCTTGGGGATAACCTGCATTGAGCTGG CGGAGCGGAAGCCACCACTGTTTAACATGAATGCAATGAGTGCCTTATACCACATTGCACAGAACGAGTCCCCTGCTCTCCAGTCAGGACACTG GTCTGAGTACTTCCGGAATTTTGTTGACTCCTGTCTTCAGAAAATCCCTCAAGACAGACCAACCTCAGAGGTTCTTCTGAAG CACCGCTTTGTGCTCCGGGAGCGGCCACCCACAGTCATCATGGACCTAATCCAGAGGACCAAGGATGCTGTACGGGAATTGGATAATCTGCAGTATCGAAAGATGAAGAAGATACTATTCCAAGAGGCACCCAATGGCCCTGGTGCTGAGGccccagaggaagaggag CTCACACCCTGTTCGCAGGAAGCAGAACCCTACATGCACCGAGCCGGGACACTAACCAGTCTAGAAAGTAGCCACTCGGTGCCCAGCATGTCCATCAGCGCCTCCAGCCAAAGCAGCTCAGTCAACAGCCTAGCAGATGCCTCAGacaatgaggaggaggaagaagaggaggaagaagaggaagaggaagaggaagaggaaggcccTGAAGCCCGAGAGATGGCCATGATGCAGGAGGGGGAGCATACAGTCACTTCCCACAGCTCCATCATCCACAGGCTACCG GGCTCAGATAACCTATATGATGATCCCTACCAGCCAGAGATAACACCGGGTCCACTCCAACCACCTGcagcccctcccacctccaccacctcttcTGCTCGCCGCCGGGCTTATTGCCGTAACCGGGACCACTTCGCCACCATCCGTACTGCCTCCCTG GTCAGTCGTCAGATCCAGGAGCATGAGCAGGACTCAGCCCTGCGGGAGCAACTGAGTGGCTATAAGCGCATGCGGCGTCAGCACCAGAAGCAGCTGCTGGCCCTGGAGTCCCGTCTGAGGGGTGAACGGGAGGAGCACAGTGGGCGGCTGCAGCGGGAGCTTGAGGCACAACGGGCTGGCTTTGGGACTGAAGCTGAGAAGTTGGCCCGGAGGCACCAAGCCATTGGTGAAAAAGAAGCCCGAGCTGCCCAGGCCGAGGAGCGGAAGTTTCAGCAGCACATCCTGGGGCAGCAGAAGAAGGAGCTGGCTGCCCTGCTGGAAGCACAGAAGAGAACCTATAAGCTTCGGAAGGAGCAATTAAAGGAG GAGCTCCAGGAGAACCCTAGCACACCCAAACGAGAGAAGGCTGAGTGGCTgttgaggcagaaggagcagTTGCAACAGTGCCAGGCAGAAGAGGAGGCGGGGCTGCTGCGGAGACAACGCCAGTACTTTGAACTGCAGTGTCGCCAATACAAGCGCAAGATGCTACTGGCTAGACACAGCCTAGACCAGGACCTGCTTCGAGAG GACCTGaacaagaaacagacacagaaagacttgGAGTGTGCTCTGCTGTTGCGGCAACACGAGGCTACCCGAGAGCTGGAGCTTCGGCAGCTCCAAGCTGTCCAGCGTACACGTGCTGAACTAACCCGCCTCCAGCACCAGACAGAGCTAGGCAACCAGCTGGAGTACAACAAGCGACGGGAGCAAGAGTTGCGGCAGAAGCACGCGGCCCAGGTTCGCCAGCAACCCAAGAGCCTCAAA TCGAAGGAGCTGCAGATCAAGAAGCAGTTCCAGGAAACGTGTAAGATCCAGACACGGCAATACAAGGCTCTTCGGGCACACTTGCTGGAGACCACACCCAAAGCTCAGCACAAGAGCCTCCTTAAGCGGCTCAAGGAGGAACAGACCCGCAAGCTGGCGATCCTGGCCGAGCAGTATGACCAGTCCATTTCAGAGATGCTCAGCTCACAGGCG gttgtttccagcatTTTGCTATCACAACGCTTCCGTGAACACTTGGAGCACATGTGCAAGTATACCTGGGGGATAGATTCCTGCAAGTGTAATTGCTGTCCACAGG CTCCGGCTTGA
- the Taok2 gene encoding serine/threonine-protein kinase TAO2 isoform X2, whose protein sequence is MPAGGRAGSLKDPDVAELFFKDDPEKLFSDLREIGHGSFGAVYFARDVRNSEVVAIKKMSYSGKQSNEKWQDIIKEVRFLQKLRHPNTIQYRGCYLREHTAWLVMEYCLGSASDLLEVHKKPLQEVEIAAVTHGALQGLAYLHSHNMIHRDVKAGNILLSEPGLVKLGDFGSASIMAPANSFVGTPYWMAPEVILAMDEGQYDGKVDVWSLGITCIELAERKPPLFNMNAMSALYHIAQNESPALQSGHWSEYFRNFVDSCLQKIPQDRPTSEVLLKHRFVLRERPPTVIMDLIQRTKDAVRELDNLQYRKMKKILFQEAPNGPGAEAPEEEEEAEPYMHRAGTLTSLESSHSVPSMSISASSQSSSVNSLADASDNEEEEEEEEEEEEEEEEEGPEAREMAMMQEGEHTVTSHSSIIHRLPGSDNLYDDPYQPEITPGPLQPPAAPPTSTTSSARRRAYCRNRDHFATIRTASLVSRQIQEHEQDSALREQLSGYKRMRRQHQKQLLALESRLRGEREEHSGRLQRELEAQRAGFGTEAEKLARRHQAIGEKEARAAQAEERKFQQHILGQQKKELAALLEAQKRTYKLRKEQLKEELQENPSTPKREKAEWLLRQKEQLQQCQAEEEAGLLRRQRQYFELQCRQYKRKMLLARHSLDQDLLREDLNKKQTQKDLECALLLRQHEATRELELRQLQAVQRTRAELTRLQHQTELGNQLEYNKRREQELRQKHAAQVRQQPKSLKVRAGQLPMGLPATGALGPLSTGTPSEEQPCSSGQEAILDQRMLGEEEEAVPERRILGKEGTTLEPEEQRILGEEMGTFSSSPQKHRNLVDEEDWDISEEMKEIRVPSTASQERSIIGQEEDGAWSLWGKEGGNLVDVEFKLGWVQGPVLTPVPEEEEEEEEEGGAPIGTPRDPGDGCPSPDIPPEPPPSHLRQSPVSQLPGLLSHGLLAGLSFAVGSSSGLLPLLLLLLLPLLAAQGGGGLQAALLALEVGLVGLGASYLFLCTALHLPPSLFLLLAQGTALGAVLSLSWRRGLMGVPLGLGAAWLLAWPSLALPLAAVAAGGKWVRQQGPQIRRGISRLWLRVLLRLSPMAFRALQGCGAVGDRGLFALYPKTNKNGFRSRLPVPWPRQGNPRTTQHPLALLARVWALCKGWNWRLARASHRLASCLPPWALHTLASWGLLKGERPSRIPRLLPRSQRRLGLSASRQLPPGTVAGRRSQTRRALPPWR, encoded by the exons ATGCCAGCTGGGGGCCGGGCCGGGAGCCTGAAGGACCCTGATGTAGCTGAGCTCTtcttcaaggatgaccctgagAAGCTTTTCTCTGACCTCCGGGAAATTGGCCATGGCAGCTTTGGAGCTGTGTACTTT GCCCGGGATGTCCGGAACAGTGAGGTGGTGGCCATCAAGAAGATGTCTTACAGTGGGAAGCAGTCAAATGAG AAATGGCAGGACATTATCAAGGAGGTGCGGTTCTTACAGAAGCTACGACATCCCAATACCATTCAGTACCGGGGCTGTTACCTGAGGGAGCACACAGCTTGG CTGGTGATGGAGTATTGCCTGGGCTCAGCTTCTGATCTTCTAGAAG TACACAAGAAGCCCCTTCAGGAGGTCGAGATTGCAGCCGTGACCCATGGGGCGCTTCAGGGCCTGGCATATCTACACTCGCACAACATGATCCATAG GGATGTGAAGGCTGGAAACATCTTGCTGTCTGAACCAGGCTTAGTAAAATTGGGAGACTTTGGCTCTGCATCTATCATGGCACCTGCCAACTCCTTTGTGGGCACTCCATACTG GATGGCTCCAGAGGTGATCCTAGCCATGGATGAGGGGCAGTACGATGGCAAAGTGGACGTCTGGTCCTTGGGGATAACCTGCATTGAGCTGG CGGAGCGGAAGCCACCACTGTTTAACATGAATGCAATGAGTGCCTTATACCACATTGCACAGAACGAGTCCCCTGCTCTCCAGTCAGGACACTG GTCTGAGTACTTCCGGAATTTTGTTGACTCCTGTCTTCAGAAAATCCCTCAAGACAGACCAACCTCAGAGGTTCTTCTGAAG CACCGCTTTGTGCTCCGGGAGCGGCCACCCACAGTCATCATGGACCTAATCCAGAGGACCAAGGATGCTGTACGGGAATTGGATAATCTGCAGTATCGAAAGATGAAGAAGATACTATTCCAAGAGGCACCCAATGGCCCTGGTGCTGAGGccccagaggaagaggag GAAGCAGAACCCTACATGCACCGAGCCGGGACACTAACCAGTCTAGAAAGTAGCCACTCGGTGCCCAGCATGTCCATCAGCGCCTCCAGCCAAAGCAGCTCAGTCAACAGCCTAGCAGATGCCTCAGacaatgaggaggaggaagaagaggaggaagaagaggaagaggaagaggaagaggaaggcccTGAAGCCCGAGAGATGGCCATGATGCAGGAGGGGGAGCATACAGTCACTTCCCACAGCTCCATCATCCACAGGCTACCG GGCTCAGATAACCTATATGATGATCCCTACCAGCCAGAGATAACACCGGGTCCACTCCAACCACCTGcagcccctcccacctccaccacctcttcTGCTCGCCGCCGGGCTTATTGCCGTAACCGGGACCACTTCGCCACCATCCGTACTGCCTCCCTG GTCAGTCGTCAGATCCAGGAGCATGAGCAGGACTCAGCCCTGCGGGAGCAACTGAGTGGCTATAAGCGCATGCGGCGTCAGCACCAGAAGCAGCTGCTGGCCCTGGAGTCCCGTCTGAGGGGTGAACGGGAGGAGCACAGTGGGCGGCTGCAGCGGGAGCTTGAGGCACAACGGGCTGGCTTTGGGACTGAAGCTGAGAAGTTGGCCCGGAGGCACCAAGCCATTGGTGAAAAAGAAGCCCGAGCTGCCCAGGCCGAGGAGCGGAAGTTTCAGCAGCACATCCTGGGGCAGCAGAAGAAGGAGCTGGCTGCCCTGCTGGAAGCACAGAAGAGAACCTATAAGCTTCGGAAGGAGCAATTAAAGGAG GAGCTCCAGGAGAACCCTAGCACACCCAAACGAGAGAAGGCTGAGTGGCTgttgaggcagaaggagcagTTGCAACAGTGCCAGGCAGAAGAGGAGGCGGGGCTGCTGCGGAGACAACGCCAGTACTTTGAACTGCAGTGTCGCCAATACAAGCGCAAGATGCTACTGGCTAGACACAGCCTAGACCAGGACCTGCTTCGAGAG GACCTGaacaagaaacagacacagaaagacttgGAGTGTGCTCTGCTGTTGCGGCAACACGAGGCTACCCGAGAGCTGGAGCTTCGGCAGCTCCAAGCTGTCCAGCGTACACGTGCTGAACTAACCCGCCTCCAGCACCAGACAGAGCTAGGCAACCAGCTGGAGTACAACAAGCGACGGGAGCAAGAGTTGCGGCAGAAGCACGCGGCCCAGGTTCGCCAGCAACCCAAGAGCCTCAAAGTACGTGCAGGCCAGCTACCCATGGGCCTCCCTGCTACTGGGGCTCTGGGACCACTCAGCACAGGCACCCCTAGTGAAGAGCAGCCCTGCTCATCTGGCCAGGAGGCAATCCTGGAccaaaggatgctgggagaggaggaggaagcagtgcCAGAGAGAAGGATTCTGGGAAAGGAAGGGACCACCTTGGAGCCAGAGGAGCAGAGGATTCTGGGGGAAGAAATGGGAACCTTTAGTTCCAGCCCACAAAAACATAGGAATCTGGTTGATGAGGAAGATTGGGATATATCTGAGGAGATGAAGGAGATTAGAGTCCCATCAACGGCATCCCAGGAGAGAAGTATTATTGGCCAGGAAGAGGATGGGGCATGGAGTTTGtgggggaaggagggtgggaacCTTGTGGATGTGGAGTTCAAGCTTGGCTGGGTCCAGGGTCCTGTtctgactccagtcccagaggaggaggaggaggaggaagaagagggaggggctcCTATTGGAACCCCCAGGGATCCTGGAGATGGTTGTCCTTCCCCAGATATCCCTCCAGAGCCACCCCCATCACATTTGAGACAGTCCCCTGTTAGCCAGCTCCCTGGACTCCTATCTCATGGCCTCCTGGCCGGCCTCTCCTTTGCAGTGGGGTCCTCCTCAGGCCTCCTGCCCCTACTCCTTCTGCTGCTACTCCCACTGCTGGCAGCCCAGGGTGGGGGTGGCTTGCAGGCAGCACTGCTGGCCCTTGAGGTAGGACTTGTAGGCCTGGGGGCCTCCTACCTGTTCCTTTGTACAGCCCTACACCTGCCCCCCAGTCTGTTCCTTCTCCTGGCTCAGGGCACTGCACTGGGGGCTGTCCTTAGCCTGAGCTGGCGCCGAGGCCTTATGGGTGTGCCTCTGGGCCTTGGAGCTGCCTGGCTCCTAGCTTGGCCCAGCCTGGCTTTACCTCTGGCAGCTGTGGCAGCTGGGGGCAAATGGGTACGGCAGCAAGGCCCCCAGATTCGTCGAGGCATCTCTCGACTCTGGTTGAGGGTTCTGCTACGCCTGTCGCCCATGGCTTTTCGGGCCCTACagggctgtggggctgtgggagACCGGGGACTCTTTGCGCTATACCCTAAGACCAACAAGAATGGTTTCCGAAGCCGACTACCTGTCCCTTGGCCCCGTCAGGGAAATCCTCGCACTACTCAACACCCACTCGCTTTATTGGCAAGAGTTTGGGCTCTGTGCAAGGGCTGGAACTGGCGCCTAGCACGGGCTAGCCACAGATTAGCCTCTTGTTTGCCCCCCTGGGCTCTTCACACACTAGCCAGCTGGGGCCTGCTTAAGGGTGAAAGGCCCAGTCGGATCCCTCGGTTGCTACCGCGCAGCCAGCGCCGTCTTGGGCTATCTGCTTCCCGACAGCTACCACCAGGGACTGTGGCTGGACGGAGATCTCAGACCCGCAGGGCCCTGCCTCCCTGGAGGTAA